From the Candidatus Bathyarchaeota archaeon genome, one window contains:
- the dph5 gene encoding diphthine synthase has product MDALKELVFVGLGLNDECGLSLAGLEEAKASDAVFLELYTSLLPGFSLRRLEELVGKPVTVIQRCNLEEENGKLLLDAAEKGKATFLVPGDPFIATTHITLRIDATKRGIKTRVIHGVSILSALISLSGLHNYKFGKTVTVPFKENFSATPYNVIAQNKQLGLHTLCLLDLDAANNRYLTISEALTLLGEVEEQKQQNIAAPNSLAVGLARAGSQNPTLKADFVGALKGFDFGEPPMTLVFPGELHFMEVEALIALADAPVKLRSLIR; this is encoded by the coding sequence GTGGATGCTTTGAAGGAGCTTGTGTTTGTTGGTTTGGGCTTGAACGATGAGTGTGGTTTGAGCTTGGCGGGTTTGGAGGAAGCCAAAGCTTCTGATGCGGTTTTTCTTGAGTTGTACACGAGTTTGCTGCCTGGTTTTTCGTTGCGGCGCCTTGAAGAGTTAGTGGGCAAGCCTGTCACGGTCATACAAAGATGCAACTTGGAAGAAGAAAACGGCAAACTCCTCCTTGACGCTGCTGAAAAAGGCAAAGCCACCTTCCTAGTTCCCGGAGACCCTTTCATAGCAACCACCCACATCACGTTGCGCATTGACGCTACCAAACGCGGCATTAAAACCCGCGTAATCCACGGAGTCTCCATACTCTCCGCCCTCATCAGCCTCTCAGGACTACACAACTACAAATTCGGCAAAACCGTCACCGTACCCTTCAAAGAAAACTTTAGCGCAACACCCTACAACGTGATAGCCCAAAACAAACAACTCGGACTACACACGCTGTGCCTGCTGGATTTGGACGCCGCCAACAACCGCTACCTAACCATCTCCGAAGCGTTGACACTACTGGGCGAAGTTGAAGAGCAAAAACAGCAAAACATCGCCGCCCCCAACTCGCTGGCGGTAGGTTTAGCCCGAGCAGGAAGCCAAAACCCCACCTTGAAAGCGGATTTTGTCGGTGCTTTGAAGGGTTTTGATTTTGGGGAGCCGCCTATGACGTTGGTTTTTCCAGGGGAGTTGCATTTTATGGAGGTTGAGGCGTTGATTGCGTTGGCGGATGCGCCTGTGAAGCTTAGGAGTTTGATTCGATGA
- a CDS encoding phosphopantetheine adenylyltransferase: MKKFSRVAVGGTFDELHRGHKVLLAKAFEVGEFVAIGLTSDELVSRLSKPHVTASYQERLKGLQKYLAALGLSDRAQVIPLFTAFGSSTQDPQLQAIIVSAETQPTAQKINQQRKKNALPPLEIIAVNMVPSQNSHPISTTRIRKGEIDHEGHLLQNKP, encoded by the coding sequence ATGAAGAAGTTTAGTAGAGTTGCGGTTGGCGGAACCTTTGATGAGTTGCATCGGGGGCATAAGGTGTTGCTTGCTAAAGCTTTCGAGGTTGGCGAGTTTGTCGCTATTGGTTTAACTTCGGATGAGCTTGTGTCCCGTTTAAGCAAACCGCATGTTACCGCGTCGTATCAAGAGCGACTCAAAGGGTTGCAGAAGTATTTGGCAGCTTTGGGTTTATCCGACCGCGCACAAGTAATTCCGTTGTTCACGGCTTTTGGCTCCTCAACACAAGACCCCCAGCTTCAAGCCATCATAGTCAGCGCCGAAACCCAGCCCACCGCACAAAAAATCAACCAACAACGCAAAAAAAACGCTCTACCCCCACTAGAAATCATAGCAGTCAACATGGTACCCTCCCAAAACAGCCACCCCATATCCACCACCCGCATACGCAAAGGCGAAATCGACCACGAAGGACACCTACTACAAAACAAACCCTAA
- a CDS encoding ECF transporter S component, with protein MKSLKIAAFALNAALYVVAGILFYSVLPLSFGPVRFWPQAVVPAVFAVAFGPWVGGLGAALGIFLNDLLLGGNPLLSLMAGVTSNFVGFWLLGYIANKKVAWLNSMKSYIVGTALFAVLLLTAYFYTDIMYVYIVAASYAMFLAVALLSKKWQSYEIGSVIGLLVGSAIIGVMVPLYLQYFAPTVEPLTMGGIFAYTVWTFATEIPFMLVLGPPILSAIYRAFPNLKPKDKPGEQQ; from the coding sequence TTGAAGTCTCTAAAGATAGCAGCTTTTGCTTTGAACGCAGCCTTATATGTTGTAGCTGGAATCCTGTTCTACAGCGTTTTACCCTTAAGCTTTGGACCAGTACGGTTTTGGCCCCAAGCCGTGGTTCCCGCAGTGTTCGCCGTGGCTTTTGGACCTTGGGTCGGCGGCTTAGGCGCAGCTCTTGGCATCTTCCTAAACGACCTGTTACTTGGCGGTAATCCCTTGCTGAGCCTAATGGCTGGAGTAACCTCCAACTTTGTAGGCTTTTGGCTCTTAGGATACATCGCCAACAAAAAAGTCGCGTGGCTAAACTCCATGAAAAGCTACATCGTCGGCACCGCCCTATTTGCCGTGCTCTTGTTGACCGCGTACTTCTACACTGACATAATGTACGTGTACATCGTAGCCGCAAGCTACGCAATGTTCTTGGCAGTAGCGCTGTTGTCGAAGAAGTGGCAAAGCTACGAAATCGGCTCCGTAATCGGCTTGCTAGTCGGCAGCGCCATAATCGGCGTAATGGTACCCCTATACCTACAATACTTCGCCCCCACCGTGGAACCCCTAACCATGGGCGGCATATTCGCCTACACCGTCTGGACGTTCGCCACCGAAATCCCCTTCATGCTTGTCCTAGGACCCCCAATCCTAAGCGCCATATACCGCGCCTTCCCCAACCTCAAACCAAAAGACAAGCCCGGGGAACAGCAGTGA